In the genome of Noviherbaspirillum saxi, the window CGATGCGCACTATTGCTGCATCAACGCCATTATCGGACAATTTCCCGCGAACCTTGTTCATTGCCTCAAGCTGGTTGAACGGCCCCACGCGCACCCGGTACAGCACTCCGGTATCGGCCTGACGTTCGGAAATTTTGGCTTCCACGCCCAGCAATGCAAGTTTGGCACGGATATTTTCCGCATCGGTCTGCTCGCGGAAAGCGCCCGCCTGCAGATAATAACTCCACTTGTCGTCCGCGTTCTCGGCCTTGGTTTCCGGCTTGGGGTCAGCTTTGCCTTCGGCCTCGGCTTTCTTCGGCTTGTCGGCCGCCGTCGACTGTTCAACCACCGGTGCCTTGCCGTCCGCTTTCTTGTCAGCCTTTGCGTCCAGCTTCGAATCAACCTTGGCTTCCTGCTTCTTTTCGGCCGGTTGCGGCGCGGCGGTATTGGGCGGCGGTTCCTTCGCCTCTTCCACCGGCTTCTTCGCGGCCTTGACTCCGTACAGCGGCTTGTTGGGATCGGCGGCCTGACCGGCGTTCGGCTCGGTCATTTTCTGCCGGCCCGACTTGTCGGTGAACGGCATCGGTGTCTTGGTGATTACCATTGCCACGCCGAGCGCGATGCCCAGACCGATGATCAAACCGATGATGATGCCTAAAATCGTTCCGCCCTGCTGCCTGTTGTACTTGTGCATACTTCCTCGATAACGTTACTTCGACATTCTCCGAACCGCAGTCCGGAGAACGCCAGCCTCGTGCCTACATCCGCGCAGGCGCCGATACCCCGATCAGCGCCAAACCGTTGCGCAACACCTGACGCGTCGCCAGCATCAGTGCCAGTCGCGCCATCCTGAAGGACATATCGTCGACCAGCACGCGCTCGGCGTTGTAGTAACTGTGCAGCTCGCCGGCCAAGTCGCGCAGATAGAACGCTACCTGATGCGGGCCGAGTTCGTCGAGGGCTTTTTGCAGCATCTCTGGATATTCGGCCAGCTTCGCCAGCAGGGCTGCTTCGCGCGGTGAAGTCAGTGGCGAAAGATCCACATTGTTGAGCGTCGATTCATCGCCGCCCCACTGCGCCATCACCGAGCAGATGCGGGCATGCGCGTACTGGACGTAATAAACCGGATTTTCATCGGATTGCGACAGCGCGAGGTCGACGTCGAACGTGAATTCGGTATCGGCCTTGCGCGAAATCAGGAAGAAGCGCACCGCATCGCGGCCGCGCGTCAAGTCACGCTCGCCCTGCTCGTTGACCGCAGCGGCGGCATCGCCGGCCGACCATTCGATCAAATCGCGCACGGTGACATAGGAACCGGCGCGCTTGGAAATCTTGACTTCCTCGCCATTCTTCATGACCGTGACCATCTTGTGCAGCACATAGTCGGGATAACCCTGCGGGATGCCGAGTCCCACGCTCTGCAGGCCGGCGCGCACGCGGGCAATCGTGCCATGGTGATCACTGCCCTGCACATTGATCACCTTGCCGTAACCGCGCTGCCACTTGGTGATGTGATAGGCGACGTCCGGCACGAAATAGGTATAGGTGCCGTCTGACTTCTTCATCACCCGGTCCTTGTCGTCGCCAAAGTCGGTGGTGCGCAGCCATAGCGCGCCATCCTGTTCATAGGTTTTGCCGGCGTTGACCAGCGCATCGACCGCGTCCGCGACCTTGCCTTCGGTGTACAGCGAGGATTCGAGGTA includes:
- the argS gene encoding arginine--tRNA ligase → MLASQKQQIVDLFQAALAPIVAGTELQPNVVLERPRDPAHGDIACNIAMQLAKPLKKNPRELAQAIVAAVLANKGNLIESADIAGPGFINLRVAAAAKQAVVKSVLDEAAQFGKSSAGSGKKVMVEFVSANPTGPLHVGHGRQGALGDAMSSLLESQGYDVTREFYYNDAGVQIGNLALSVQARAKGFKPGDAGWPESAYNGDYIADIAADFLQKQTVSASDGAPVTASGDVDDIESIRKFAVTYLRHEQDLDLQAFGVKFDNYYLESSLYTEGKVADAVDALVNAGKTYEQDGALWLRTTDFGDDKDRVMKKSDGTYTYFVPDVAYHITKWQRGYGKVINVQGSDHHGTIARVRAGLQSVGLGIPQGYPDYVLHKMVTVMKNGEEVKISKRAGSYVTVRDLIEWSAGDAAAAVNEQGERDLTRGRDAVRFFLISRKADTEFTFDVDLALSQSDENPVYYVQYAHARICSVMAQWGGDESTLNNVDLSPLTSPREAALLAKLAEYPEMLQKALDELGPHQVAFYLRDLAGELHSYYNAERVLVDDMSFRMARLALMLATRQVLRNGLALIGVSAPARM
- a CDS encoding SPOR domain-containing protein, whose amino-acid sequence is MHKYNRQQGGTILGIIIGLIIGLGIALGVAMVITKTPMPFTDKSGRQKMTEPNAGQAADPNKPLYGVKAAKKPVEEAKEPPPNTAAPQPAEKKQEAKVDSKLDAKADKKADGKAPVVEQSTAADKPKKAEAEGKADPKPETKAENADDKWSYYLQAGAFREQTDAENIRAKLALLGVEAKISERQADTGVLYRVRVGPFNQLEAMNKVRGKLSDNGVDAAIVRIAK